One Polaribacter sp. KT25b DNA segment encodes these proteins:
- the folE gene encoding GTP cyclohydrolase I FolE, with protein MNHKKQIEIVGDNHFSSSIKTPLRADAFDKTDDEKIENIQHHFKRIMEEMGLDLTDDSLSGTPYRVAKMYVKELFYGLNPVNKPKLSTFENKYGYKKMLVEQNITIDSACEHHFLPITGYANVAYVPKDKVIGLSKINRLVDYYARRPQVQERLVLQILNDLQSILETKDVIVSVTTKHLCVSSRGIKDQSSFTTTLEYGGCFEDNENRNDFLKIIGQEKI; from the coding sequence ATGAATCATAAAAAACAAATAGAAATTGTAGGAGATAATCATTTCTCTTCAAGTATCAAAACACCTTTACGTGCAGATGCTTTTGATAAAACGGATGATGAAAAAATAGAAAATATTCAGCATCATTTTAAAAGGATTATGGAAGAAATGGGGTTAGATTTAACTGATGATAGTTTGTCTGGAACTCCGTATCGTGTTGCAAAAATGTATGTAAAAGAGTTGTTTTATGGGCTAAACCCAGTAAATAAACCCAAACTATCTACTTTTGAAAACAAATATGGATATAAAAAAATGTTGGTAGAACAAAATATTACCATTGATTCTGCCTGTGAACATCATTTTTTACCCATAACAGGTTATGCAAATGTTGCTTATGTTCCTAAAGACAAAGTAATCGGTTTGTCTAAAATTAATCGGTTAGTAGATTATTATGCGCGTCGTCCGCAAGTACAAGAAAGGCTAGTGCTTCAAATTTTAAACGACTTACAAAGCATATTAGAAACTAAAGATGTTATTGTTTCCGTTACCACAAAACATCTTTGTGTTTCTTCTAGAGGCATAAAAGATCAAAGCAGTTTTACAACCACCTTAGAGTATGGTGGCTGTTTTGAAGACAATGAAAATCGTAACGATTTTTTAAAGATTATTGGGCAAGAAAAAATATAA
- a CDS encoding TonB-dependent receptor yields the protein MFKNLLSIWLYFSLCAIAFGQDSYQIKGSVINASTLHPIEGVNIIGKNLYAISSNTGNFVIDNVIKGSSYTFTISHLGFDSQTVTIKVKSPIEFMPIYLIETATVLEEIKVIGKSKRRKIKELPIVAQSVSKEFLNNNRENSLMQTLSKIPGVSTINIGSGQSKPVIRGLGFNRVAVVQNGIKHEAQQWGNDHGLEIDQQGIEQIQIIKGPASLLYGSDAIAGVVDIQPNKIPSPNSFSGEVNILGESNNDLLGISTGIVSRKAKWFYRSRLTYRDYGDYKVPTDKINYENYVFSLHNNNLRNTAGKEADASFSVGFISDKITSETVFSNVNAKNGFFANAHGLEVRTSSIDYDTSNRDIDLPFHKVNHFKITNNTSIKTENHKLYFDFGYQNNHREEHSEAVPHGYMPKPPSTKERLFKKNTYSFNMRDAFKPNNHNNMVVGLNIEYQDNSIGGWGFLIPEYNRFTAGVFGYDQYKINHNLHLLAGLRYDYGMIDTKAYKDWFPSTINNNDNSTSYVYLQRSKDKVLNFGNLSASLGLSYIYKNTTYKVNVGRSFRMPLANELASDGVNYHMYRYERGNLDLDPEISYQLDVDIDHSTKSFSIGVSPFINIFQNYIYLNPTANYYETLQIYEYTQAKVFRIGGEFRANTNISKNLQLDASVEYVYSKQTSGPKEGFTLPFSPPLSGVISANYKLKNILFFKKPKLVADYRITASQNEIVPPEEITDGYQVLNMSYLAQMDVFKKHLPVEMRLKLNNVFDTKYYNHTSFYRLIDVPEAGRNLSLSLTIPF from the coding sequence ATGTTTAAAAATTTACTGAGTATATGGCTATACTTTAGCTTGTGCGCTATTGCGTTTGGGCAAGATTCATATCAAATAAAAGGATCTGTAATAAATGCCAGCACTTTACATCCTATAGAAGGTGTCAATATTATTGGCAAAAATCTGTATGCAATTTCATCTAATACAGGCAATTTTGTGATAGATAATGTAATAAAAGGCTCGTCTTATACTTTTACAATTTCTCATTTAGGTTTCGATTCTCAAACGGTTACTATTAAAGTAAAATCGCCTATAGAATTCATGCCAATTTATTTAATAGAAACTGCTACAGTATTAGAAGAAATTAAAGTGATAGGCAAATCAAAAAGAAGAAAAATTAAAGAATTACCCATAGTTGCCCAAAGCGTTTCTAAAGAATTCTTAAATAATAATAGAGAAAATAGTTTAATGCAAACTTTGAGTAAAATACCAGGAGTTAGCACCATAAATATAGGTTCTGGTCAATCTAAACCTGTAATTAGAGGTTTAGGGTTTAACAGGGTTGCGGTTGTACAAAACGGTATAAAACACGAGGCGCAACAATGGGGTAATGATCATGGTTTAGAAATAGATCAGCAAGGAATAGAACAGATACAAATTATAAAAGGACCTGCTTCGTTATTATATGGTTCAGATGCTATTGCTGGTGTTGTAGATATTCAACCAAATAAAATACCTTCTCCAAATTCTTTTTCTGGAGAGGTAAATATACTTGGTGAAAGCAATAATGATTTGTTAGGTATTTCTACAGGTATAGTTTCTAGAAAAGCAAAATGGTTTTATCGAAGTCGCCTAACATATAGAGATTATGGAGATTATAAAGTACCAACCGATAAAATTAATTATGAAAATTATGTTTTTAGTTTACATAACAACAATTTAAGAAATACCGCAGGTAAAGAGGCTGATGCAAGTTTTAGTGTTGGTTTTATTTCTGATAAAATTACATCAGAAACTGTATTTAGCAATGTGAATGCTAAAAACGGATTTTTTGCAAATGCACATGGTTTAGAGGTAAGAACTTCTAGTATTGATTATGATACTTCTAATAGAGATATCGATTTGCCTTTTCATAAAGTAAATCATTTTAAAATTACCAACAATACTTCTATTAAAACAGAGAACCATAAGTTGTATTTCGATTTTGGCTATCAGAATAATCATAGAGAAGAACACTCAGAAGCGGTTCCTCATGGTTACATGCCAAAACCACCAAGTACAAAAGAACGTTTATTTAAAAAAAATACTTACTCTTTTAACATGAGAGATGCTTTTAAACCTAATAACCACAATAATATGGTTGTTGGTTTAAATATAGAATACCAAGATAATTCTATTGGTGGCTGGGGATTTTTAATTCCAGAATATAATCGTTTTACAGCTGGGGTTTTTGGTTATGATCAATATAAAATAAACCATAATTTACATCTTTTAGCAGGATTAAGATATGATTATGGTATGATAGATACCAAAGCTTATAAAGATTGGTTTCCGTCAACGATAAACAATAATGATAATTCTACATCTTATGTTTACTTGCAAAGATCTAAAGATAAAGTACTAAATTTTGGAAATTTAAGCGCTTCTTTAGGGCTTAGTTATATCTATAAAAACACAACATATAAGGTAAATGTAGGTAGAAGTTTTAGAATGCCTTTGGCTAATGAATTGGCTTCTGATGGTGTTAATTATCACATGTATCGTTATGAACGAGGAAATTTAGATTTAGATCCAGAAATATCATATCAATTAGATGTAGATATCGATCATTCTACAAAATCCTTTAGCATTGGGGTTAGTCCATTTATAAATATATTTCAGAATTATATTTATTTAAATCCTACTGCTAATTATTATGAAACCCTGCAAATTTACGAATACACACAAGCTAAAGTTTTTAGAATAGGAGGAGAGTTTAGAGCAAATACTAACATCTCAAAAAATTTACAATTAGATGCTTCTGTAGAATATGTGTATTCTAAACAAACTAGCGGCCCAAAAGAAGGTTTTACTTTACCATTTTCTCCGCCACTATCTGGGGTAATCTCTGCTAATTATAAATTAAAAAATATCTTATTCTTTAAAAAACCTAAGTTAGTAGCAGATTATAGAATAACTGCATCGCAAAATGAAATTGTTCCTCCAGAAGAAATAACCGATGGTTATCAGGTACTAAACATGTCTTATTTAGCACAAATGGATGTATTTAAAAAGCATTTACCTGTAGAAATGCGTTTAAAATTAAATAATGTCTTCGATACCAAATATTACAATCATACTAGTTTTTACAGATTAATAGATGTACCAGAAGCGGGTAGAAATTTATCCCTATCGCTAACAATACCTTTTTAA
- a CDS encoding DUF4625 domain-containing protein — protein sequence MKTNFKFLAIIAFIALSIQSCTNDDDPLEFAAPVISEFEYGKGSEHTTDQIAYKGSDIHLEAVINAEAIVSSITLAIHAHDLALGDDEVEWEFEQVFTDAKYLAINPTFHEHVDVPSNIPAGEYHVELTVTDELGNSTEVEGHIQILDVITLSDISIDSEVVRGKDFHAEFMIDAVNGIHSISVDAHAHGLTVADGEVEWDYEEEFLGTYHEQTSVEFHEHIDVPATAPAGEYHIIFTVEDEDGNTKEYETHIDVTA from the coding sequence ATGAAAACAAATTTTAAATTTTTAGCAATTATAGCTTTTATAGCGCTGTCAATTCAATCTTGTACTAATGACGATGATCCATTAGAATTTGCAGCACCAGTAATCTCAGAGTTTGAGTATGGTAAAGGTAGTGAGCATACTACAGATCAAATTGCTTATAAAGGTTCTGATATTCATTTAGAAGCGGTAATAAATGCAGAGGCAATTGTAAGTAGTATAACTCTTGCTATTCATGCACACGATTTAGCTCTTGGTGATGATGAAGTAGAATGGGAGTTTGAACAAGTGTTTACTGATGCTAAATATTTAGCTATTAACCCTACTTTTCATGAGCACGTAGATGTACCTAGTAATATTCCCGCTGGTGAATATCATGTAGAATTAACCGTAACAGACGAACTAGGTAATAGTACAGAAGTAGAAGGACATATACAAATTTTAGATGTTATCACTTTAAGTGATATTTCTATTGACTCTGAAGTGGTAAGAGGAAAAGATTTTCATGCAGAATTTATGATTGATGCTGTAAATGGAATTCATAGTATTTCTGTAGATGCACATGCGCATGGTCTTACAGTTGCTGATGGAGAAGTAGAATGGGATTATGAAGAAGAGTTTTTAGGAACTTACCATGAACAAACTTCAGTTGAATTTCATGAGCATATAGATGTTCCGGCAACTGCTCCTGCTGGAGAATACCATATAATTTTTACAGTAGAAGATGAAGATGGTAATACAAAAGAGTATGAAACTCATATTGATGTTACAGCTTAA
- a CDS encoding DUF4625 domain-containing protein, producing MKITLKFLYFLSFILIFTACSSESSIYKDQEKPTIDINYAEGFPQGCTSLKKGETYYFRAMVTDNKELAAYSIDIHHNFDHHTHDDQVTECDLGEVKDAVNPFIFIENYTIEDGLNNYEINVAITIPDDIDTGDYHCAYSVTDATGWQARTSVDIKIIE from the coding sequence ATGAAAATTACACTAAAATTTTTATATTTTTTATCATTTATACTAATATTTACTGCTTGTTCTAGTGAGAGTAGTATTTATAAAGATCAAGAAAAACCAACGATAGATATCAATTATGCAGAAGGATTTCCACAGGGTTGTACGTCTTTAAAAAAAGGAGAAACCTATTATTTTAGAGCTATGGTTACAGATAATAAAGAATTGGCTGCATATAGTATTGATATTCATCATAATTTCGATCATCATACACACGATGACCAAGTAACAGAATGCGATTTGGGTGAAGTAAAAGATGCCGTAAACCCATTTATTTTTATAGAAAATTATACGATTGAAGATGGTTTAAATAACTATGAAATTAATGTAGCTATTACAATTCCAGATGATATAGATACAGGAGATTATCATTGTGCGTATTCTGTAACAGATGCAACAGGTTGGCAAGCTAGAACATCTGTAGATATAAAAATTATAGAATAA
- a CDS encoding 5'-nucleotidase C-terminal domain-containing protein, giving the protein MKLSHFICCLILLISCKEANNHLTKISAKNIGIDSMLVSSKSIENMIAPYKEELTADMQEVLSYSTVSFTLNATNRQSNLGNLLADLCMEVATPIFKKKTNTNIDFSMFNSGGIRSTIPIGNITKQHAFKLMPFDNELVVVTLTGDKINELVAYFIKNKEAHPLSKNINLTISDEEYSLKINGETFDKNKTYSVLTTDYLQGGGDKMNFFKNPVKLTFLDYKMRDAIIDYFQKVDTLQSAIDNRVKLN; this is encoded by the coding sequence ATGAAATTATCACATTTTATTTGTTGTTTAATTTTACTAATTTCTTGTAAAGAAGCAAATAATCATTTAACTAAAATATCAGCAAAAAATATTGGTATTGATAGTATGCTTGTGTCATCAAAATCAATAGAGAATATGATTGCGCCTTACAAAGAAGAACTTACTGCAGATATGCAAGAGGTTTTATCATATTCTACCGTTAGTTTCACCCTAAATGCAACTAATAGACAAAGTAATCTAGGAAATTTATTGGCAGATTTATGTATGGAAGTTGCTACTCCTATTTTTAAGAAAAAAACGAATACAAATATTGATTTTTCGATGTTTAATAGTGGCGGAATTCGTTCTACAATTCCAATAGGAAACATTACCAAACAGCACGCTTTTAAATTAATGCCTTTTGATAATGAATTGGTAGTTGTTACCCTAACAGGTGATAAAATAAATGAATTAGTTGCTTATTTTATCAAAAATAAAGAAGCACATCCTTTATCAAAAAATATAAACTTAACCATTTCTGATGAAGAGTATTCATTAAAAATTAATGGAGAAACTTTTGATAAAAATAAAACATATTCAGTTTTAACTACAGATTATTTACAAGGAGGTGGTGATAAAATGAACTTCTTTAAAAATCCTGTAAAACTTACTTTTTTAGATTATAAAATGAGAGATGCAATTATAGATTATTTTCAAAAAGTAGATACTTTACAATCTGCAATAGATAACCGTGTTAAGCTAAACTAA
- a CDS encoding metallophosphoesterase produces the protein MKRRDFIKRTGAVSALALVGGFTLPSFMAKKQKHITILHTNDTHSQIEPFKANDTQFPNKGGVARRATLIHQIRKENENTLLLDAGDIFQGTPYFNYFGGELEFKLMSTLKYDVATIGNHDFDNSIEGLYKQLPNAKFDFVSANYDFKNTVLDTHVKPYKILNKDGIKIGIFGLGIELEGLVGKKMYKETGYLNPIEITQDITHQLKNIEKCNLIICLSHLGYYYKNNPTKVSDLTLAKATKDIDLIIGGHTHTFLPKPTIVKNAEGKNMLVNQVGAYGVNLGRIDFYFDEDNEKSSKGTTILV, from the coding sequence ATGAAAAGAAGAGATTTTATAAAACGCACTGGAGCCGTTTCTGCATTGGCCTTAGTTGGTGGTTTTACCTTACCATCATTTATGGCTAAAAAACAAAAACACATTACTATTTTACACACTAATGACACGCATAGTCAAATAGAGCCTTTTAAGGCTAATGATACTCAATTTCCAAATAAAGGTGGAGTTGCAAGACGCGCCACATTAATTCATCAGATAAGAAAAGAAAATGAAAATACGCTGCTTTTAGATGCTGGTGATATTTTTCAGGGAACACCTTATTTTAATTATTTTGGAGGTGAATTAGAGTTTAAATTGATGAGTACTTTAAAGTATGATGTTGCAACAATTGGTAATCATGATTTTGACAATTCTATTGAGGGTTTGTACAAACAATTACCAAACGCAAAGTTCGATTTTGTGTCTGCTAATTACGATTTTAAAAATACGGTATTAGATACCCACGTAAAACCTTATAAAATTCTAAATAAAGACGGAATTAAAATTGGCATCTTTGGTTTAGGAATTGAATTAGAAGGTTTGGTTGGTAAAAAAATGTACAAAGAAACAGGATATTTAAATCCTATAGAAATTACACAAGACATTACGCATCAATTAAAAAACATTGAAAAGTGTAATTTGATTATCTGTCTATCTCATTTAGGTTATTACTATAAAAACAATCCAACTAAAGTTTCTGATTTAACCCTTGCGAAAGCTACAAAAGATATCGACTTAATTATTGGCGGGCATACACATACTTTTTTACCAAAACCAACCATTGTAAAGAATGCAGAAGGAAAAAACATGTTGGTAAATCAAGTAGGTGCTTATGGCGTAAATTTAGGTAGAATCGATTTTTACTTTGATGAAGACAATGAAAAATCATCAAAAGGAACCACAATTCTTGTGTAA
- a CDS encoding AraC family transcriptional regulator — MNLFSDINNYFLNSLDPANDYFNSFYIRRMDASKNHIVLDKKFSSPHKRDFFEIAVLERNTKKIQIGNQTLPDMNNSLAIVSPFQVINYSDFPPNDDKGYILYFNASIFTKLNQSYGLQNEFPFFKIHTMPIYQLSDSDFNAILSLSEELYTESRSSKLHHFEIVKSLLLVLLYKVKRSTQDNKGIVAMNRFDAIMYKFEQEILSSNNQFLSVKEYASKMHISPIYLTECVKKATGKSAQKIIIDYKILYAKTLLHQMDKSIADVAYGLGFNEVANFNQFFKRNLGLTATQFRNREA; from the coding sequence ATGAATTTATTTAGTGACATCAACAACTATTTTTTAAACAGTTTAGATCCTGCTAATGATTATTTCAACAGCTTCTACATTCGAAGAATGGATGCGTCTAAAAATCATATAGTGCTTGATAAAAAGTTTTCTAGTCCACATAAACGAGATTTTTTTGAAATAGCAGTTTTAGAACGAAATACCAAAAAGATTCAAATAGGTAACCAAACTCTACCGGATATGAATAATAGTTTAGCTATTGTATCTCCTTTTCAAGTGATTAATTATAGTGATTTTCCACCTAATGATGATAAAGGTTATATTCTTTATTTTAATGCATCTATTTTTACCAAGTTAAATCAGTCTTATGGATTACAAAATGAATTTCCTTTTTTTAAGATTCATACCATGCCTATTTATCAATTATCAGATTCTGATTTTAACGCTATTCTTAGCTTATCAGAAGAACTATATACTGAATCTAGAAGTAGTAAGTTACATCATTTTGAAATAGTAAAATCATTACTTCTTGTTTTACTATATAAGGTAAAACGATCTACCCAAGATAATAAAGGTATTGTTGCCATGAATCGTTTTGATGCAATTATGTATAAATTTGAACAAGAAATTCTTTCTAGTAATAATCAATTTTTATCGGTAAAAGAGTATGCTTCAAAAATGCACATTAGCCCTATATACTTAACGGAATGTGTTAAAAAAGCAACGGGTAAAAGTGCGCAAAAAATAATAATTGATTATAAAATATTGTATGCAAAAACATTGTTGCACCAAATGGATAAATCTATAGCGGATGTTGCTTATGGGTTAGGTTTTAATGAAGTTGCTAATTTTAATCAGTTTTTTAAACGTAATTTAGGGCTTACTGCTACGCAATTTCGAAATCGAGAGGCTTAG
- a CDS encoding MATE family efflux transporter, which translates to MSNQNNIFNKLFLFLKEKKESIVSKTRNDNKKYSLKHDSILKLLIVFVGPAVLGMLINALYNFVDRIFVGQFVGVDGLSAVTMVFPVTLFQFGFVLLFGSGSGVLIAKYLGESKPEKAENILGNAIAGLMVIMLVFTSTGLLFYKPMLELFGASGVLLNLSAEYLLVIILGFPLSFFLALEFTCRAEGNPKFPAKLVVLSCIINVCLDYVFMKIFKLGIRGAALATVIAQATNVLLLMRYYMRGNSVVKLVWKKIRIQKHFIFPIVMVGFAPFLMDLAISFQNIFVNNLLIQSSGVNGVAAMGILFGVNVFFMMIALGTGDAMQPIVSFNFGAKRYDRASKTLELALKIVGVVAIVGVIIIEVFPTQITSVFIDTNQNQEVIHISKIALRIFAISIPFYAIQIIITRYFQALQKNKKATFLALLRPILLFIPITYLLNSYFGLLGIWASFPVSDGASAIISLFLVKKDEMKKVSLLNSNDSVLENMSNL; encoded by the coding sequence ATGAGCAATCAAAACAATATATTTAATAAGCTATTTCTTTTCTTAAAAGAAAAGAAAGAATCGATTGTATCTAAAACTCGTAACGACAATAAAAAATACTCTCTTAAACACGATTCTATATTAAAGTTGCTCATTGTTTTTGTGGGGCCTGCAGTTTTAGGAATGTTAATAAATGCACTTTATAATTTTGTAGATCGCATATTTGTTGGGCAATTTGTAGGTGTAGATGGCTTATCGGCAGTAACTATGGTTTTTCCTGTAACCCTTTTTCAATTCGGTTTTGTATTACTTTTTGGTAGTGGATCTGGTGTTTTAATTGCAAAATATTTAGGAGAATCTAAACCAGAAAAAGCCGAAAATATACTAGGCAATGCCATTGCGGGTCTTATGGTAATTATGCTGGTTTTTACAAGTACTGGTTTATTGTTTTACAAGCCTATGCTAGAGTTGTTTGGTGCATCAGGCGTATTATTAAATTTATCTGCAGAATATTTATTGGTCATCATTTTAGGTTTTCCTCTTAGTTTTTTTCTTGCTTTAGAGTTTACTTGTAGAGCAGAGGGCAACCCTAAATTTCCAGCTAAACTAGTTGTACTTTCTTGCATTATTAATGTTTGTTTAGATTATGTTTTTATGAAAATTTTTAAATTAGGTATTCGGGGGGCAGCATTAGCAACTGTAATAGCACAAGCTACAAATGTATTGTTATTAATGAGATACTATATGAGAGGAAATAGTGTTGTTAAACTAGTATGGAAGAAAATTAGAATTCAGAAACATTTTATTTTTCCTATTGTAATGGTGGGGTTTGCACCATTCTTAATGGATTTAGCTATAAGTTTTCAAAATATATTTGTTAATAATTTATTGATACAATCTAGCGGAGTAAATGGCGTGGCTGCTATGGGAATACTATTTGGAGTTAATGTGTTTTTTATGATGATTGCCTTAGGAACGGGAGATGCAATGCAGCCTATTGTAAGTTTTAATTTTGGTGCAAAACGTTATGATAGAGCTAGTAAAACATTAGAACTAGCTTTAAAAATAGTAGGTGTAGTAGCTATTGTTGGGGTAATAATAATAGAAGTATTTCCAACACAAATTACAAGTGTTTTTATTGATACAAATCAAAACCAAGAGGTTATTCATATCAGTAAAATTGCTTTGAGAATATTTGCAATATCCATTCCTTTTTATGCTATTCAAATAATTATTACACGATATTTTCAAGCACTTCAAAAAAATAAGAAGGCAACTTTTTTAGCCTTATTAAGACCTATATTACTTTTTATACCAATAACTTACCTTTTAAATAGCTATTTCGGTTTATTAGGTATCTGGGCTTCTTTTCCGGTAAGTGATGGCGCTTCAGCTATTATTTCCTTATTTTTAGTAAAAAAAGATGAAATGAAGAAGGTTTCATTACTAAATAGTAATGATAGTGTTCTAGAAAATATGAGTAATTTATAA
- a CDS encoding DUF1566 domain-containing protein → MKTQYLKVASFCAALSLIGCNTSKHKKANTNLNKVHFVLTDTGQDKFYDNEGNQIDEPSKEDAFYGQDAQFKGIESSYQDNGDGTVTDLNTGLMWQKTPDFKRHNFYDAFNYVENLEIGGYTDWRMPTIKELYSLLNSNGELYPQDLEKSQPYLNTDYFDFEYDKRMPFAGQYWSSTKYVKGPLQNIKMEGAFGFNFADGHIKAYETGLYFDGSKGVHDPGNNVRAVRGKENVYGVNNFVDNKNGTITDKATGLMWQKADNGKTYNWAEALQVAKNRKIAGYEDWRVPNTKELQSIVDYDKKTFPAIDENFFECTEDSWFWSSTTQGDFKYTACYVAFGKAYSKDNSSATEYYDWHGAGAQRSDPKSGKIEDYLLESVNAADSLRIKNYVRLVRDFN, encoded by the coding sequence ATGAAAACACAATATTTAAAAGTCGCTAGTTTTTGCGCTGCTTTGTCTTTAATAGGATGTAATACCTCAAAGCATAAAAAAGCAAACACTAATTTAAATAAAGTTCATTTTGTTCTAACTGATACGGGGCAGGATAAATTTTATGATAACGAAGGTAATCAAATTGATGAACCTAGTAAAGAAGATGCATTTTACGGTCAAGATGCACAATTTAAAGGAATAGAATCTTCATATCAAGATAATGGAGATGGCACCGTAACAGATTTAAATACTGGTTTAATGTGGCAGAAAACACCAGATTTTAAACGTCATAATTTTTATGATGCTTTTAATTATGTAGAAAATCTAGAAATTGGAGGTTATACAGATTGGAGAATGCCAACCATCAAAGAGTTGTATTCACTTCTTAATTCTAATGGCGAATTATATCCGCAAGATTTAGAAAAATCACAACCGTATTTAAACACAGATTATTTTGATTTTGAATACGATAAGAGAATGCCTTTTGCAGGGCAATATTGGTCTAGTACTAAATATGTAAAAGGCCCTTTACAGAATATAAAAATGGAAGGTGCTTTCGGGTTCAATTTTGCCGACGGACATATAAAAGCCTATGAAACAGGTTTGTATTTTGATGGCAGCAAAGGTGTTCATGATCCAGGAAACAACGTAAGAGCAGTTAGAGGAAAAGAAAATGTGTACGGAGTTAATAATTTTGTTGATAATAAAAATGGAACAATTACCGATAAAGCAACGGGATTAATGTGGCAAAAAGCAGACAATGGTAAAACTTACAATTGGGCTGAGGCTTTACAAGTTGCAAAAAATCGCAAAATAGCAGGTTATGAAGATTGGAGAGTACCTAATACCAAAGAGCTACAGAGTATTGTAGATTATGATAAAAAAACATTTCCTGCAATTGACGAAAACTTTTTTGAATGTACAGAAGATAGTTGGTTTTGGTCTAGTACAACACAAGGCGATTTTAAATACACCGCTTGTTATGTGGCTTTCGGAAAAGCATATAGTAAAGATAATAGTAGCGCAACAGAATATTATGATTGGCATGGTGCAGGTGCGCAACGTTCTGATCCTAAATCTGGAAAAATTGAAGATTATCTTTTAGAATCTGTAAATGCTGCAGATTCCTTAAGAATAAAGAATTATGTAAGGTTGGTTAGAGATTTTAATTAA